A portion of the Diprion similis isolate iyDipSimi1 chromosome 4, iyDipSimi1.1, whole genome shotgun sequence genome contains these proteins:
- the LOC124405634 gene encoding piezo-type mechanosensitive ion channel component isoform X7 produces MLGDDALIPGEVESAGVAATAEEQWQGKAAPRDAGKIDMGKYWLNVVLLRVVLPVILTLCAVWRPTGLSVIYLALMLYLPMVPIPSSKTMNGHTGRYLIVAMGLCFLTAVIQITFQFVLLALQPYGHFLKDCEFLETILRHFGLVRFNNATTWMVFYWLSPELVSLPSIVLLYVFCRRLTHERQQGDEDRFSTKESAPPSQKVIDFLGTVGTYAVLFSLCCVGTLQPSVEGGLYFLVFLGAGTLWACNTELRRGFAIVCRLVMMLALIHVVVILTYQTPWPQAQLPADSPWARYLGLVPVYTSNCTNSREVDVAADDWVSFTEPVRLIWLYYILALQSQFLIQKPEKKMTRFGGKLENLDTPLSRHVSARRRTPSQRWQSARRKARLMRFGSGRAGLLQDSTGSVIIQDGHHDDSIQMQSMSEGATEEQPGVFEQVIMAFYAIFQLIIQSSYLATNIVMMAWSITYHSWTTFVLLLWAIILWMVPNKRSWMMKCSPFIVMYATLLLITQFIFNLNLTKDELPDMIYDVELSQIGFTKTDQLHSWHLLVKCLYTTMFWITMRQYMVERKQQRRSSALRDMVAPLHVSVSTATTAMQQEMPEIRSKFMKDVGTLIQRILTKFWIAVVAIMLFTSGITGERMTVFRIIYMSLFLVFVITFQISWFAWRRMMYGFWITVIAYSVIMLILVYTYQFHKFDDYWTYINVDKDLQKDIGLETYQTKDLFVRLLTPTFFVIITVVQMHYFHQDFLNVTDIEKMRPVAATDVSQNQTNEPQAETSVAAAVGQIPRSIYTLKQLKQMSKMEKKALLQQVLKRLHNFYNHVWLFLEIHMEKIIFSSMMLLCVSDVCAIHFLFVLTIVIAINLRQSIQIAAIKVMTATIAVLMVIKMLYQIEYISHNSYDRNCTNNISANDSPLASNQTIYNIAEWIGMRKELPNRLPILLKGYIGIITVTTFRGIILVRQMFYRQMRGLSLKTPLIMFPSITRKDADMGIIECLKFLFNYGFYKFGLELCFIAIIALISTRLDFYSVLYAAWLGFLYCFRRPTLSKLWPIFQCFGILIIPIQYFIVVAPPPWLCIKYPWYESEFLRDLQEWMFFPDPDFPPNSKKLLCDFFLLLMITRQRLVFYIEALQKETGEEYSAGHNYSVYMDMEKPHFINPVGDFVSHAHTWLDVIKRGVLSSLLWISLSIMFLAGTNRTNLFSLGYLVGAFVFLWQGSDFYLRPIRIILKWWNVLIGYNITVIMLKTVLQGIGCIYMEELEDSACWLVQLLGIACLKKFKSNVPGGFIDDKCRVPREDIGMVWDALCFAFLIMQKRLFKSYYFFHIVDETKAMSILASRGAELLEELHEKRIEKQDSMEKTILEKLKFKMDKIKASQKKIMGPVYKDPVSHRADLLYPGSRPLYRRRPPTTNREAVRSGDYYMFDDMDDDDVSELVADDEDKKEEKKQRKRDPPGRRMTISELVNTVLKTDIEIATHVALHGGTPQDALQIRRRSEPMTRKKSSMSYLSARSETDTAAPVDDRDDARSIDSADQDGAEREMRADDLTRTSIPSEDEDENVEDEKKISITTYFKFVWAFINSAIVSMTKHLNIYSQDYRYIRKVLTEEKKNLKQKPDFRTGTRLGISQIWQPITKTQQASIISQTTISHPDEGQAELSEKDQPPIIQLLVSIWFVILAHSNLMCYFMVFLHQIKNASILSLPLPLMVFLWGTLTIPRPSKTFWVTLIAYTEIVVIIKCVFQFAVLPWNNDAPTNKPFLAQRIIGIERKSNYALWDLLILLIVFFHRLMLKSLGQWNTSTPKARKVIPSHLLIDTTQSPIVGDRGQGEQTVVRTEDVLIEDNNQIRRESLRRSGDERDLSSLAGDNDRTLIIRTEEIDPCDENLTTAIGMTAKKYVEPMKIYFQNILNANGKEKTNVYAYMFFCDFFNFLLIIFGFSAFGTQQGDGGVAAYLSENRVPMPFLLMLLLQFALIVIDRALFLRKYILGKLIFQYCLVVGIHIWMFFILPSVTERQFNEKLPPQIWYMVKCFYLLLAAYQLRLGYPTRILGNFLCKKYSIVNYCLFKLFMIVPFLFELRAVMDWIWTDTSMTIMDWFKMEDIFASIYQLKCMRGVETDFPQPRGIKKQQMSKYLTGGIALFLMIGIIWFPLLLFALGGTVGVSNIPYEVSMKLRIGSYEPIYAMSAQNSSITTYSDTEFTKLQQLYATDRSAATFLENYIHSDVAAVKLGASSRRLWAISPPDLDRLKAELNSSLTVTMHVEWSVARKTDVKDVGEVATTLRDIQLPATINGQPNRLRLALLKMLTLQDQTTDGSSVSSEIITLFNAFPKFLKVTNRLTDVVPQLMNFPEIVREDETNTDYLYRNVTLMLSGNFNCCAPQKWWIVNEDCTDIIYTNRLKEIPENDCKNIMMLLFNDKAFPKELSFISGVGILGLYTTAVILVSQMLRRNVSEMAPKIMFEDLPYVDRILRLCLDIYLVRESGELCLEEDLFAKLIFLYRSPETLIRWTRPPEPGEQADDNEDGNAEEREEHGGMQAA; encoded by the exons GTCAGCAGGGGTAGCAGCGACAGCAGAAGAGCAGTGGCAGGGAAAGGCTGCACCGCGCGACGCCGGGAAAATCGACATGGGAAAGTATTGGCTGAACGTTGTCCTCCTTCGAGTCGTCCTTCCGGTCATCCTCACCCTTT gtGCAGTATGGAGGCCTACGGGATTATCGGTCATCTACTTGGCCCTGATGTTGTACCTGCCTATGGTGCCGATACCATCCAGCAAAACGATGAACGGACACACTGGTCGTTACTTAATCGTCGCAATGGGTCTGTGCTTCCTAACAGCCGTCATACAAATAACGTTTCAATTCGTGCTGTTGGCCTTGCAACCCTATGGGCACTTCCTGAAAGATT GCGAATTCTTAGAGACAATCTTAAGACACTTCGGTCTTGTAAGATTTAACAACGCTACAACGTGGATGGTGTTTTACTGGCTCAGTCCAGAGCTCGTCTCCTTACCCTCCATTGTCCTCCTGTATGTCTTTTGTCGGAGGTTGACTCATGAAAGACAACAAGGAGATGAAGATCGGTTCAGCACCAAAGAATCCGCACCTCCGTCACAGAAG GTGATTGATTTCTTGGGTACTGTAGGTACCTATGCGGTACTTTTTTCGTTGTGCTGTGTTGGCACTCTACAGCCGTCCGTGGAAGGAGGACTATATTTTCTTGTCTTCCTTGGAGCGGGAACATTGTGGGCTTGTAACACGGAGCTGAGGCGAGGCTTTGCAATAGTCTGCAGGCTTGTAATGATGCTTGCTCTTATACATGTGGTTGTAATTCTGACGTACCAAACTCCATGGCCTCAGGCGCAGCTTCCAGCAGATAGCCCTTGGGCCCGTTATCTTGGTCTTGTACCCGTCTATACAAGTAATTGCACCAATTCAAGGGAAGTTGATGTCGCAGCTGACGACTGGGTCAGCTTCACCGAACCAGTGAGGCTCATATGGCTGTACTACATTCTTGCACTACAGTCTCAATTCCTAATTCAAAAACCT gaaaaaaaaatgacacgaTTTGGTGGAAAATTGGAGAACTTAGACACACCTTTGTCACGCCACGTGTCTGCGAGACGGAGAACACCCTCGCAAAGATGGCAATCAGCGCGTCGGAAGGCTCGT CTGATGCGGTTTGGTTCTGGACGGGCTGGACTTCTTCAAGATTCAACGGGTAGCGTCATTATTCAAGACGGGCATCACGATGACAGTATTCAGATGCAGTCCATGAGTGAAG GGGCCACAGAAGAGCAGCCTGGGGTATTTGAACAAGTTATCATGGCATTCTACGCAATATTTCAACTTATAATTCAGTCATCGTATTTGGCTACAAATATTGTCATGATG GCTTGGAGTATAACGTATCACAGTTGGACAACATTTGTTCTCCTATTGTGGGCAATAATATTATGGATGGTGCCAAACAAGCGATCATGGATGATGAAGTGTTCTCCTTTCATCGTTATGTATGCAACTCTGCTACTAATCACgcaattcatatttaatttgaACCTAACTAAGGATGAGCTACCAGATATGATTTATGATGTTGAACTCTCGCAGATTGGATTTACTAAAACTGACCAATTACATAGTTGGCATCTCCTTGTGAag TGTCTTTATACGACTATGTTTTGGATAACAATGAGACAATACATGGTGGAACGAAAACAACAACGCCGATCATCTGCCTTAAGAGATATGGTAGCTCCTCTTCATGTATCTGTCTCGACAGCAACTACAGCGATGCAACAAGAGATGCCGGAGATAAGAAGTAAATTTATGAAAGATGTTGGAACATTAATTCAACGGATACTAACGAAATTTTGGATTGCTGTTGTCGCTATTATGTTATTCACCAGTGGTATCACCGGTGAGCGCATGACAGTATTTAGAATCATTTATATGTCGCTGTTCCTTGTCTTCGTCATCACTTTCCAG atatcatgGTTTGCTTGGAGAAGAATGATGTATGGATTTTGGATCACTGTTATTGCATACTCCGTCATTATGCTCATCCTTGTCTATACCTACcaatttcacaaatttgaCGATTATTGGACATACATAAACGTTGATAAAGACTT gCAGAAGGATATAGGCTTAGAAACATATCAGACGAAGGATCTTTTTGTACGCCTACTAACACCTACGTTTTTTGTCATAATCACCGTCGTGCAGATGCACTATTTTCATCAAGACTTTTTGAACGTGACAGATATTGAAAAGATGAG GCCTGTAGCAGCCACAGACGTCAGCCAAAATCAGACAAATGAACCTCAAGCAGAGACCTCAGTTGCCGCTGCTGTAGGACAAATACCAAGATCAATATACACGCTGAAGCAGTTGAAAC AAATGTCAAAGATGGAGAAAAAGGCACTTCTTCAACAAGTTCTAAAGCGCTTGCACAACTTCTATAACCATGTTTGGTTATTCCTGGAAATTCACAtggagaaaattatattttcttcaatgatGCTGCTCTGCGTCAGTGAT GTATGTGCAATTCACTTCCTGTTTGTCCTTACAATAGTGATAGCGATAAATCTTCGACAGAGCATACAGATAGCTGCAATCAAGGTAATGACCGCGACTATAGCAGTTCTGATGGTCATTAAAATGCTCTATCAAATAGAATACATCAGCCACAACAGCTATGATAGGAATTGTACA AACAACATATCTGCTAATGACTCGCCACTTGCTTCGAACCAAACGATCTATAATATTGCAGAATGGATAGGAATGAGGAAAGAGCTACCAAACAGGCTGCCTATACTCTTGAAGGGATACATTGGCATAATAACTGTAACTACGTTTCGAGGAATCATTTTAGTGCGACAAATGTTCTATAGGCAGATGAGAGGCCTCTCTTTGAAAACTCCACTGATCATGTTCCCAAGTATCACAAGGAAAGACGCAGATATGGGAATCATTGAGTGTCTGAAGTTCTTGTTCAATTACGGGTTTTATAAATTTGGCCTTGAATTGTGTTTTATAGCAATTATTGCTCTCATCAGCACCAGACTTGACTTTTATTCCGTACTCTACGCAGCCTGGCTGGGGTTTTTATACTGCTTCCGCAGACCCACATTGTCTAAATTATGGCCGATTTTTCAGTGCTTTGGTATTCTGATCATACCCATACAATATTTCATTGTAGTTGCTCCACCACCATGGCTCTGCATTA AATACCCGTGGTATGAATCGGAGTTTCTTCGTGATTTACAGGAGTGGATGTTCTTTCCAGACCCAGACTTTCCAccaaattcaaaaaaacttcttt gtgacttttttcttctactcaTGATCACACGTCAACGACTGGTCTTTTATATCGAGGCGTTGCAAAAAGAAACTGGTGAAGAATATTCAGCAGGTCATAATTACAGCGTGTATATGGATATGGAGAAACCACATTTTATTAATCCTGTGGGAGATTTTGTGTCACACGCTCATACATGGCTAGACGTCATTAAGCGGGGGGTACTCTCCAGCTTGCTCTGGATATCACTGTCCATCATGTTCTTAGCTGGTACCAACAGAACCAATCTCTTCTCGTTAGGATACTTGGTTGGAGCATTTGTGTTTCTCTGGCAGGGTAGTGATTTCTATCTTCGTCCGATAAGAATTATCCTAAAATGGTGGAACGTTTTGATTGGTTATAACATCACAGTCATTATGCTAAAGACAGTGTTACAAGGGATTGGATGCATATACATGGAAGAG CTCGAAGATTCTGCTTGTTGGCTTGTTCAACTCCTGGGTATTGCAtgcctgaagaaattcaagagtAACGTACCTGGAGGTTTTATAGATGACAAGTGTCGGGTACCAAGGGAGGATATTGGAATGGTTTGGGATGCATTATGCTTTGCATTTCTGATAATGCAAAAGCGACTGTTCAAGAGCTATTACTTCTTCCATATCGTAGATGAGACCAAAGCAATGAGCATCCTAGCTTCTCGAGGTGCTGAACTCCTCGAAGAGTTACACGAAAAGAGAATAGAAAAGCAAGACTCAatggaaaaaacaattttggaaaaacttaaattcaaaatggacAAGATCAAAGCGAgtcaaaagaaaataatgggCCCTGTTTACAAAGATCCAGTTTCCCATCGTGCTG ATTTACTCTATCCAGGATCGCGACCATTGTACAGACGTCGTCCTCCAACGACTAACAGAGAGG CCGTTAGATCCGGTGACTACTACATGTTTGACGATATGGATGATGACGATGTCAGTGAATTAGTTGCCGATGATGAAGAtaagaaggaagagaaaaaacaacgaaagcGAGACCCACCTGGACGTAGAATGACCATTTCAGAG TTGGTGAACACTGTTTTAAAGACAGATATAGAGATAGCAACGCATGTCGCCTTGCACGGGGGAACGCCTCAAGATGCCCTCCAAATTCGACGGCGCAGTGAACCGATGACCCGCAAGAAATCATCAATGTCCTATCTCAGTGCTCGCTCTGAAACAGATACTGCTGCACCTGTTGAT GATCGGGATGATGCTAGAAGTATAGATTCGGCAGACCAGGACGGAGCAGAAAGGGAGATGAGGGCGGATGATCTGACAAGGACTTCTATTCCCTCAGAGGATGAAGATGAGAACGTGGAagacgagaagaaaatttcgattacCACATACTTCAAGTTTGTCTGGGCGTTTATCAACAGTGCCATTGTGTCCATGACAAAACACTTGAATATTTACTCACAGGACTATCGGTACATACGAAAGGTTTTgaccgaagaaaaaaagaacttgaAG CAAAAACCCGACTTCAGAACCGGTACACGTTTGGGAATCAGTCAAATATGGCAACCAATAACTAAAACCCAACAAGC TTCCATCATATCCCAAACAACTATATCACATCCAGATGAAGGTCAGGCAGAATTATCTGAAAAGGATCAACCACCGATAATCCAACTATTGGTTTCAATTTGGTTTGTGATATTAGCTCACTCTAACCTGATGTGCTACTTCATGGTGTTTCTTCATCAGATTAAGAATGCTTCGATTTTATCGTTACCACTGCCATTAATGGTGTTTCTCTGGGGAACCCTGACAATACCAAGGCCCTCAAAAACCTTTTGGGTTACTCTGATTGCCTACACCGAG ATCGTCGTGATCATAAAATGTGTATTTCAATTCGCGGTTCTCCCATGGAACAACGATGCCCCCACTAATAAGCCCTTCCTTGCTCAGAGAATAATTGGCATCGAGCGGAAATCAAACTATGCACTTTGGGACTTACTGATACTGCTTATCGTCTTCTTTCACAG ACTGATGCTGAAATCTTTGGGACAATGGAACACTTCAACGCCAAAGGCAAGAAAAGTGATTCCTTCTCATTTGCTGATAGACACAACTCAGTCGCCAATCGTGGGTGATAGAGGACAAGGAGAACAAACTGTAGTCCGAACAGAAGATGTTTTAATTGAAGA CAATAATCAGATACGAAGAGAAAGTTTGAGAAGATCAGGAGATGAAAGAGATCTTTCCTCGTTAGCTGGGGATAATGATAGAACTCTCATTATACGCACAGAAGAAATTGATCcatgtgatgaaaatttaaccaCTGCGATTGGCATGAC tgcCAAAAAGTACGTAGAACCAATGAAGATATATTTCCAGAACATACTGAACGCCAATGGTAAAGAGAAGACCAATGTATATGCGTACATGTTCTTCTgtgatttcttcaattttctcttgATTATCTTTGGATTTTCAGCATTCGGa acTCAACAAGGAGATGGTGGAGTAGCAGCATATCTATCTGAGAACAGAGTTCCGATGCCATTCCTGCTGATGCTGCTACTTCAGTTTGCACTTATTGTAATTGACCGAGCGCTCTTCTTACGGAAATACATTcttggaaaattgattttccagTACTGTCTAGTTGTAGGCATTCACATATGGATGTTCTTCATATTGCCAAGTGTCACTGAGAG ACAATTCAACGAAAAGCTACCACCACAAATTTGGTATATGGTGAAATGTTTCTACCTGTTACTAGCAGCGTATCAACTGCGTCTTGGCTATCCTACTCGCATACTTGGAAACTTTTTATGTAAAAAGTACAGCATCGTCAATTATTGTCTCTTCAAATT ATTTATGATAGTTCCATTTCTTTTTGAATTACGAGCTGTCATGGACTGGATTTGGACTGATACATCAATGACAATCATGGATTGGTTTAAGATGGAAGATATTTTCGCTAGCATCTATCAACTCAAG TGTATGAGGGGTGTCGAAACAGATTTTCCACAACCACGAGGTATCAAGAAGCAGCAAATGAGCAAGTATTTGACTGGTGGGATAGCCCTCTTTCTCATGATTGGCATAATTTGGTTCCCACTACTTCTATTCGCTCTTGGAGGCACTGTTGGAGTGTCGAACATACCCTACGAGGTATCCATGAAACTGCGCATAGGCTCCTACGAACCGATCTATGCCATGTCTGCGCAGAATAGCTCCATAACCACATATAGTGATACAGAATTCACTAAACTCCAGCAACTGTATGCGACTGATCGCAGTGCGGCAACATTCCTTGAGAATTATATTCACTCAGACGTGGCAGCAGTCAAGTTGGGTGCATCATCAAGACGGCTATGGGCAATTTCACCTCCTGATTTGGACAG gctGAAAGCAGAACTTAACTCGTCACTCACAGTCACGATGCACGTTGAGTGGTCTGTGGCCAGGAAAACAGATGTAAAAGATGTTGGCGAAGTAGCGACTACGCTACGCGATATACAGTTACCGGCCACGATTAACGGGCAGCCAAATCGTCTGCGATTGGCTTTGCTGAAGATGCTCACATTGCAAGACCAGACCACAGATGGAAGCAGCGTTTCCTCAGAGATAATCACGTTGTTTAACGCTTTTCCAAAGTTCCTTAAAGTCACCAATAGACTGACTGATGTTGTGCCGCAGCTTATGAATTTTCCGGAAATAG TTCGAGAAGATGAAACCAACACCGACTATTTGTATCGAAATGTAACGTTAATGCTGTCAGGAAACTTCAATTGTTGTGCTCCCCAAAAATGGTGGATAGTCAACGAGGACTGCActgatattatatacacgaaTCGCCTCAAAGAGATTCCAGAAAacgattgtaaaaatatcatgATGCTTCTGTTCAATGACAAAGCATTCCCAAAGGAGCTCAGTTTCATCTCTGGAGTTGG aATCCTTGGCTTGTATACGACAGCCGTCATCCTCGTCAGTCAGATGCTCAGAAGAAACGTGAGCGAAATGGCACCCAAAATAATGTTTGAAGATCTTCCATATGTTGATCGCATACTACGCCTCTGTCTGGATATTTACCTGGTGCGAGAAAGTGGGGAACTATGTCTAGAGGAGGATCTATTCGCAAAGCTAATATTCCTCTACAGATCGCCGGAGACATTAATCAG ATGGACACGTCCTCCAGAGCCTGGGGAACAAGCTGATGACAATGAGGACGGAAATGCAGAGGAACGTGAAGAACATGGCGGTATGCAGGCTGCGTAA